A genomic segment from Micropterus dolomieu isolate WLL.071019.BEF.003 ecotype Adirondacks linkage group LG03, ASM2129224v1, whole genome shotgun sequence encodes:
- the LOC123968511 gene encoding hairy/enhancer-of-split related with YRPW motif protein 1-like: MKRSHNYSSSDSDLDDNVEVEKDSGDENCQLDSHGSMSPSTTTQVQARKRRRGIIEKRRRDRINNSLSELRRLVPSAFEKQGSAKLEKAEILQMTVDHLKMLHASGGKGYFEAHALAKDYRSLGFRECLAETARYLSIIEGRESADPLRIRLVSHLSNYASQREVHTGLEHLAWGSAYRTGPAHLPHPLLLQHPQGRTPASRSNSSPPSSSSSSPTSSSSSAEASGTSRLSVMPPTESLRVPPSGSLPLGLSLPTSKLSPPLLSSLSSLSAFPLSFGAFPLVSPTALSTVSPSSTLSKPYRPWGTEIGAF; the protein is encoded by the exons ATGAAGCGAAGCCACAATTACAGTTCGTCGGATAGCGACCTGGACGACAATGTTGAGGTGGAGAAGGATAGTGGAGACGAAAATTG TCAACTTGATTCCCACGGCTCGATGTCACCCTCCACAACCACACAAGTTCAAGCCAGAAAAAGGCGAAGAGGG ATAATTGAGAAACGCAGACGTGACCGAATCAATAATAGCTTGTCAGAGTTGAGAAGACTGGTGCCAAGTGCTTTTGAGAAACAG GGATCAGCCAAATTAGAAAAAGCAGAAATTTTGCAAATGACTGTGGACCATTTGAAGATGCTTCATGCCTCTGGTGGCAAAG GCTATTTTGAGGCTCATGCTCTTGCTAAGGATTACCGCAGCTTGGGCTTCAGGGAGTGCCTGGCAGAGACAGCTCGCTACCTGAGCATCATAGAGGGTCGGGAGAGTGCAGACCCCCTCCGTATACGTTTAGTGTCCCACCTCAGCAACTACGCCTCTCAGAGAGAGGTGCACACTGGACTGGAACACTTAGCCTGGGGCTCTGCTTACAGGACTGGCCCTGCCCATCTtccccaccccctcctcctACAACACCCCCAGGGCAGGACACCTGCATCCAGAAGCAACAGTAGCCcaccctcttcctcctcgtcttcccctacatcttcttcctcctccgcTGAGGCATCTGGGACATCCAGACTCAGTGTCATGCCCCCCACAGAGTCCCTCAGGGTGCCTCCCAGTGGCTCGCTGCCCCTCGGTCTGTCTCTGCCAACATCCAAGCTTTCACCACCGCTCCTTTCATCCCTCTCCTCGCTGTCAGCCTTCCCCCTCTCCTTCGGTGCTTTCCCTCTGGTCTCCCCGACAGCTCTCAGCACAGTGAGCCCCTCCTCCACCCTGTCAAAGCCTTACAGGCCTTGGGGCACAGAGATTGGGGCCTTCTGA
- the stmn2a gene encoding stathmin-2a, whose translation MAKTATAYKEKMKELSVLSLICSCFYPEARNKLVREFEDMEVKPINKRASGQAFEVILKPVSPVSDVAHNLPLTPKRDISLEDIEKKLEAAEERRKYQEAQVLRALAEKREHERDVLLKAMEENSNFSKMAEEKLQLKMEQIKENREAHLAAMIERLQEKERHAAMVRKNKELREELTA comes from the exons ATGGCTAAAACAGCAACCG CATATAAAGAGAAGATGAAGGAGTTGTCTGTCCTCTCCCTCATCTGCTCCTGCTTCTACCCAGAGGCACGCAACAAGCTTGTGCGTGAGTTTGAAG ACATGGAGGTGAAACCTATAAACAAGCGGGCTTCTGGCCAGGCGTTTGAGGTGATTCTCAAGCCTGTGTCGCCGGTGTCAGATGTGGCCCACAACCTCCCCTTAACCCCCAAGAGGGATATCTCCTTGGAGGACATTGAGAAGAAACTTGAGGCTGCTGAAGAACGGAGGAAG TATCAGGAGGCCCAGGTGCTGAGGGCTTTGGCAGAAAAGCGAGAGCATGAGAGGGACGTGTTGCTAAAGGCCATGGAAGAGAACAGCAACTTCAGCAAGATGGCAGAGGAGAAGCTCCAGCTGAAGATGGAGCAGATCAAGGAGAACCGTGAGGCCCATCTGGCAGCCATGATTGAGCGTCTACAGGAGAAG GAGAGACATGCAGCCATGGTGCGCAAGAACAAAGAACTGAGGGAAGAGCTGACAGCATGA
- the upp1 gene encoding uridine phosphorylase 1 — MDSKDDMRTEPCSSPVFVHNPHLDALKDDILYHFSLGTGTHNLPAMFGDVKFVCVGGSPWRMKSFIEYIAAELSMEDPKSEYPNICAGTDRYAMYKVGPVLSVSHGMGIPSIAIMLHELIKLLHHAHCTDVTIIRIGTSGGIGLEPGTVVVTKQSVDATFLPKFEQVILGKTVVRNTDLDQSLAEELLQCSKELNQFETVIGNTMCTLDFYEGQARLDGAFCSYTEKDKQDFLNKASDAGVCNIEMESSVFAAMCKLSGLRAAVVCVTLLNRLKGDQLSSSHEVLHSYQQRPQMLVGHYIKKQLKTKAARR; from the exons ATGGATTCAAAGGACGATATGCGCACCGAGCCCTGCAGCAG CCCTGTTTTTGTGCACAACCCACACCTGGATGCACTGAAAGATGACATCCTCTACCACTTCAGTTTAGGAACCGGAACTCACAACCTCCCAGCTATGTTTGGTGATGTCAAA tttgtgtgtgttgggggcAGTCCCTGGAGAATGAAATCATTCATTGAGTACATTGCTGCTGAGCTCAGTATGGAAGACCCCAAATCAGAGTACCCAAATATATGTGCTGGAACGGACCGCTATGCAATGTACAAAGTTGGCCCTGTGCTCTCTGTCAGt CATGGTATGGGCATCCCATCTATTGCCATAATGTTGCATGAGCTAATAAAGCTCCTCCATCACGCACATTGCACCGATGTTACAATTATACGCATTGGGACATCAGGTGGAATAG GGCTTGAGCCTGGGACTGTTGTTGTCACCAAGCAGTCTGTGGATGCCACCTTCCTTCCCAAGTTTGAGCAGGTGATACTGGGGAAGACGGTGGTGCGCAATACTGATCTGGACCAAAGCCTGGCTGAGGAGCTTCTGCAATGCAGCAAGGAACTGAACCAGTTTGAGACCGTGATTGGCAACACAATGTGTACACTGGATTTCTATGAAG GGCAAGCCCGTTTGGATGGTGCTTTCTGCTCCTACACTGAGAAGGATAAACAGGACTTCCTCAATAAAGCCAGTGATGCAGGAGTCTGCAATATTGAAATGGAGTCATCTGTTTTTGCTGCTATGTGCAAGCTGAGTGGTCTGCGAG CGGCTGTGGTTTGTGTGACTTTACTGAATCGGCTGAAGGGGGATCAGCTGAGCAGCTCTCATGAAGTTCTTCACAGTTACCAACAACGTCCTCAGATGCTGGTTGGCCACTACATTAAGAAGCAACTGAAAACCAAAGCAGCACGTCGCTAA